One genomic region from Strix uralensis isolate ZFMK-TIS-50842 chromosome 5, bStrUra1, whole genome shotgun sequence encodes:
- the TASOR2 gene encoding protein TASOR 2 isoform X1: MGERRDEEIGGPGMGFHPESEESSSLLQTAVSVLQSSYLDSTSQDGFQYSQAILVENDVFLSELKAFAQAKEAAGYSQEELEETFAFLLFDNEAEAREVCQTGLRVNTSSISTLGDPAKGVYISKYADCLHPRPWYHGKSGYIVICKLIKGKVKAVSENYTTSYTCPSPGYDCHIAVSRNNAPSKTSHCQAFEQSQYYVYEVSNGSAAERPRQICPYIVIACQYREPKEMPVLALENLPELNHKALYCPWRGQLSIRGQLLCNIALRTPYSSTIPAQLPPNLDVYHVMGLSDLKKKLPEAAFGKKNYIENEVCFQGVYFSLYEVEISNKDQYKMDRLVENLKEKDLAIIKYLQDQGVLILLTSSALARDDGFDPKEPGSLLALFLFTSSRSVCLRGSINAGSRAVTTGQGVCPVREGAEKHDPKGDREDGDDSDISLKTASVLPGLRYALQKASSSRGDAVSTSIRIKQHFQEYAKLGQNTQPISGQSSEVPLSSVLSPTDDECANPFKKNSEQSFSQLQRYLSDPSSYTLEMSAALGCLAGAVQSLCCDSEADCKVDFSSAAPPDPVPPNTARKVRSENPEPTVGLDQSNEGPTKDINSASKLWVQQSGRKSSRAVVTRKKWSPLKMQKHPMGDSGKNRKATKKKKINISFSFPKKPGLKASSNEPMLKLANLQFPHRRKRGAEVLSAEFVQKTQSEPVLKETSAPDDPSLETKRPKTLKTPVMKKVPVAETITKPLKCKMQKSVANNPSKPQAKKQAESEWKEPFSVLPSEVSSQCHGTDSQMSETHPGGVADLGFDLKENDYKSHALNLLADLALGSCIPSFIPRDSRVIAASCSSSSNSAKEQQSHHKHKSLRVASDHEYHRVDKLAKGATSTSKASPNQKLPPDEKTDLNDLVSISREKNPGIFSKKNSVSPSPAKPCALSPTKTQEAAEVNKHCFISAEHSYASQMPEHSKKHMYHRGAPYPGLVPFRNGTRNPQSGLLMGKVLPFRHQQNSTHLQRAFQALAMGRRSSLLSPRQKEDFTKSHTVNIRGKSMKVTCHWEAEYLFNLDSRYTNDALEKTVIRALHGPWDPDLPHDMEDVKLIFHMWMALFYSKPSKLLSNMRKVVQHSNPKKYVSIHSTGDFLELSDDGEDWFELETCPADSWSDPDQTPSSSLDRSTHCQGVFHPEESPADSQTDADGSPGVVYSTVSSSSGELSCGEEEPSSTSCPESLSHTDESLAVKDKQLAVIPADRVRDVSTITAEELPREGLSDATMAPSPSVELGDASKPRAALGRENLCSQTPNSSTSPWSDALSALGGRREQEKSGWAAGSAGGPGPPEDGKSMRDAGHCMEVVDGSWATSDGPQRACDSMSLEASPKSAKPNGAGGEGRESQHPFRHPKKEEEEVEEGKKEKEDSEYESTVLRPVGIEFSEGGDADTEHERSEQKRVNFICLKHFGVPREGPVPSPTAVTSPRPVLSDGTGTGPQGLPGEVAPSLATLQEPWEALATSGAETDSVGLASPADVGSPHDSELMLPLPSAPSLVCGVQPDSITGDLGPAGETLGDGLEQKDDDRAPSAEKQAPAGSKTGSTAHLESLCTQGLSLTLLPDSSSVFLMSLDETTDPGAAPEDREATASIQSPSQSGLGGSSCLSQRCGGDVCADLALLSTDESNPEGNKVLVEEQRSGPSANYPGVLDESLGEGDGRGFIFDSTALAGDSEAELSGDVCLGSDKTNTVMVANALQEPETSLHHLLESEPSSSVREGMSATKEPPRQQQRSANGLSSPACGGSAPASPPEQDPLPRGEDTDPHHHSLKQSKQGPVLCQHGKPCKQAAAAEVSVAAESPGSSLKTRYAEEVKKDTGLCRAEPAESSPVAVLVPGNPSSLPLSPPHNHKAGLRSIEPDSVLTVHPKTCSPSVNLALDGAPRSYCVGQLPPGTCSRCTSPEEQAADGVGSYEKEPIMQEGSEGGSSSPLASPASFSAGELLVSLCKPHSVCNHGEAKASDAFADLHGAGMEVGEGEIPALPFPTWPLHTHGRLDGESLELSNAEDLSDVLPRAKQLPSKDRHMGLTSEDLFETFSSDSNQEYFGGTSRSLLTAGGSYSTRSRDAAGTRTNCDSSSASSVHVEGCSEDWGSVGCSWAEPGWPIGPRETSGGHVPLYVNIRDSQGVARVYQNFLVTKKCQERMGNSQPSKGHSHCAGQSHLLRSLMGTWRGFEEITQHTLDMECLRFHYKLKQILRNGKPPFSTSKSIFPQDFSPQVMSETLLVRETPDLLSLRSRSPLQVTILPSDPRPSGLSQHRRSSWCGDPCSSWQDTLCNERSRAQTTSQGRMAPFHLSQLKYKNKLKDLQGDIAVILDKYAELNRVMLSRADAGSRGAGPVPADGEAASERTRASLPGRMAAFEEMIAELCSTLRFRLHSVAEEACGPAGMFYLVETGKDPFFARVKTLLKTDGRVEIEPLSFCEAERLDADRLLVVIRNEDISSHIHNVPCLLKLKHSPNVVFAGVDSPEDITGRTYQELFHTGGFVVSDSEVLETVTLGQLKEVVKVLEKLNRSGRWKWLLHYKESKKLREDIRVDTNAHKKHLILKSGQGADLIEVLHYHACDAGGSPKAEYVRCLLNLQVQHVSARFAVYLTEEPSISREVLESKGILVANVNTFLETMQKAAAPFRRSYW; the protein is encoded by the exons GCAAGAGAGGTGTGTCAGACAGGCCTCCGTGTAAACACCAGTTCTATTTCCACGCTTGGTGACCCAGCGAAAG GGGTTTATATTTCCAAGTATGCAGACTGTCTTCATCCAAGACCCTGGTATCACGGAAAATCAGGCTATATTGTCATTTGTAAGCTAATTAAG GGGAAGGTCAAGGCGGTATCTGAGAATTACACAACCAGCTATACGTGCCCATCTCCTGGCTATGACTGCCACATCGCCGTGAGCAGAAACAACGCACCGTCAAAGACCAGCCACTGCCAGGCCTTCGAGCAGAGCCAG TATTACGTGTATGAAGTGTCCAATGGCAGCGCTGCCGAGCGGCCCAGGCAGATCTGCCCCTACATAGTCATCGCCTGCCAGTACAGGGAGCCGAAGGAAATGCCCGTCTTAGCTCTAGAGAACCT ACCTGAGCTTAATCACAAAG CATTGTACTGTCCATGGAGGGGGCAGCTCTCCATCCGGGGCCAGCTTTTGTGCAACATCGCCCTAAGGACCCCATACAGCTCTACGATTCCAGCCCAGCT GCCTCCCAACCTGGACGTTTACCATGTCATGGGTTTGTCTGACTTGAAGAAAAAGCTACCAGAAGctgcatttgggaaaaaaaattacattgagaATGAAG TATGCTTTCAGGGTGTTTACTTCAGTCTGTATGAAGTAGAAATATCAAATAAGGATCAATATAAAATGGATCGGTTAGTAGAAAATCTAAAGGAAAAGGACTTg GCAATCATCAAATATTTACAAGACCAAGGAGTCCTTATCCTCCTCACGTCCTCTGCCTTGGCACGAGATGATG GGTTTGACCCCAAGGAGCCTGGCAGCCTCCTGGCCCTGTTTCTGTTCACCTCATCCCGGTCGGTGTGCCTGAGAG GATCCATAAATGCTGGTAGCAGAGCGGTGACGACCGGTCAGGGTGTGTGTCCAgtgagggagggag CTGAAAAGCACGATCCAAAAGGTGATAGGGAAGATGGTGACGATAGTGACATCTCACTAAAAACAGCCTCAGTTTTGCCTGGGCTTCGCTATGCCTTACAGAAAGCCAGTTCTTCGAGGGGGGACGCAGTCAGTACCAGCATACGAATCAAACAGCACTTCCAGGAATACGCAAAGCTTGGTCAAAATACACAGCCCATCTCTGGCCAAAGCAGTGAAGTTCCCCTTTCCTCTGTCCTCTCACCAACTGATGATGAATGTGCTAATCCCTTCAAAAAAAACTCAGAGCAGTCCTTCTCCCAGCTGCAGCGTTATCTCTCCGATCCCAGCAGCTATACTCTGGAAATGTCAGCTGCCTTAGGATGTTTGGCTGGTGCTGTTCAGTCTCTTTGCTGTGATTCGGAGGCTGATTGTAAAGTGGATTTCTCTTCAGCTGCACCACCAGACCCTGTTCCTCCCAACACAGCAAGAAAAGTCAGAAGTGAAAACCCGGAGCCCACAGTGGGGCTGGACCAGAGCAATGAAGGGCCCACAAAAGACATCAACTCGGCGAGCAAGCTATGGGTGCAGCAGAGCGGGAGGAAATCCAGCCGAGCTGTTGTGACCAGGAAGAAATGGTCACCCCTCAAGATGCAAAAGCATCCTATGGGGGACAGTGGCAAAAACAGGAAAGCaaccaagaagaagaaaatcaacatctctttctcttttcctaaaAAGCCAGGGCTCAAGGCCAGTTCCAATGAGCCCATGCTTAAATTAGCCAATTTGCAGTTTCCACATAGAAGGAAAAGAG GTGCAGAGGTCCTGTCTGCAGAATTTGTGCAAAAAACACAGTCTGAGCCTGTTCTGAAGGAAACCTCAGCTCCCGACGATCCTAGCTTGGAAACAAAGAGACCAAAGACACTGAAGACCCCAGTCATGAAAAAGGTTCCTGTCGCTGAAACCATCACGAAGCCACTGAAGTGTAAGATGCAAAAAAGTGTGGCTAACAACCCATCAAAACCTCAAgccaaaaagcaagcagaaagtG AGTGGAAGGAGCCATTCTCTGTCCTCCCAAGCGAAGTTTCTAGCCAGTGCCACGGAACGGATAGCCAAATGAGTGAGACTCACCCAGGCGGGGTTGCTGATCTTGGTTTCGATCTGAAGGAGAACGACTACAAGTCCCACGCCTTGAACTTGCTGGCTGATCTGGCTCTGGGTTCTTGTATTCCTTCGTTTATCCCCAGGGACAGCAGGGTGATCGCTGcgtcctgcagctcctccagcaacTCTGCGAAGGAGCAGCAGAGTCATCACAAACACAAATCCTTGCGGGTTGCTTCCGACCACGAATACCACCGGGTAGACAAGCTCGCCAAGGGAGCCACCTCTACTAGCAAAGCATCACCAAACCAGAAGCTCCCTCCTGATGAAAAAACAGACTTAAATGACTTGGTCTCTATTTCCAGGGAGAAAAACCCTGGGATTTTCAGCAAGAAGAACAGtgtcagccccagccctgcaaaaCCCTGTGCATTGTCCCCAACAAAGACTCAAGAAGCTGCCGAGGTAAACAAGCACTGCTTCATCTCCGCCGAGCACTCCTACGCCTCACAGATGCCTGAACACTCCAAGAAACACATGTATCACAGAGGTGCCCCCTACCCTGGCCTAGTACCCTTCAGAAACGGAACCAGGAACCCCCAATCAGGACTCCTGATGGGGAAAGTCCTGCCTTTCCGCCACCAGCAGAACAGTACCCATCTGCAGCGGGCCTTCCAGGCCTTGGCCATGGGGCGCAGGAGCAGCCTGCTCTCCCCCAGGCAGAAGGAAGATTTCACCAAGTCCCACACAGTGAACATCCGCGGCAAGTCCATGAAGGTGACGTGCCACTGGGAGGCAGAGTATCTCTTCAATCTGGACAGCAGGTACACCAACGATGCCCTGGAGAAAACCGTCATCCGCGCCCTGCATGG GCCCTGGGACCCTGATCTGCCCCACGACATGGAAGATGTGAAGCTGATATTTCATATGTGGATGGCTCTCTTCTACAGCAAACCCAGCAAGCTCCTGAGCAACATGAGGAAGGTGGTGCAGCACAGCAACCCCAAGAAGTACGTCTCAATACACAGCACTGGGGACTTCCTCGAGCTGAGTGATGATGGTGAGGATTGGTTTGAGTTGGAGACGTGCCCTGCAGACTCTTGGTCAGACCCTGACCAGACTCCCAGCAGCTCTCTGGATCGCAGCACACATTGCCAGGGAGTTTTCCACCCAGAGGAGAGCCCTGCAGACTCTCAGACTGATGCTGATGGGAGTCCTGGTGTTGTCTATAGTACGGTATCGTCCTCTTCAGGGGAGCTGTCCTGTGGGGAGGAGGAGCCTTCCTCCACAAGCTGTCCTGAGAGCCTTTCCCACACTGATGAGAGCCTGGCTGTGAAAGACAAGCAGCTGGCAGTCATTCCTGCGGATCGTGTGCGTGATGTCTCGACCATCACTGCG GaggagctgcccagggagggacTGTCGGACGCTACGATGGCCCCCAGCCCTTCCGTTGAGCTCGGCGATGCCAGCAAGCCCCGAGCTGCACTGGGCAGGGAAAACCTGTGCAGCCAAACCCCAAATTCCAGTACATCTCCCTGGAGCGATGCACTGAGTGCGCTGGGTGGACGCAGAGAGCAGGAGAAGAGCGGGTGGGCAGCAGGGTCAGCGGGTGGCCCTGGCCCTCCTGAGGATGGGAAGAGCATGAGAGACGCTGGGCACTGTATGGAAGTTGTGGATGGCAGCTGGGCCACCAGCGATGGACCACAACGTGCCTGTGATTCGATGTCCTTAGAAGCGAGTCCCAAAAGTGCAAAGCCTAATGGAGCCGGTGGGGAAGGCAGGGAATCACAACACCCCTTCAGACATccaaaaaaagaggaggaagaggtggaggaggggaaaaaagagaaagaggactCTGAATATGAAAGCACAGTCCTGCGGCCTGTTGGTATAGAATTTTCTGAAGGTGGTGATGCCGACACGGAGCATGAACGCAGTGAGCAGAAGCGAGTGAATTTCATATGTCTGAAGCACTTTGGCGTTCCCAGAGAGGGCCCTGTGCCCAGCCCTACTGCTGTAACATCCCCCCGCCCAGTGCTGTCAGATGGGACTGGAACTGGCCCTCAGGGGCTTCCTGGTGAGGTGGCACCAAGCCTGGCCACACTGCAAGAGCCCTGGGAGGCTCTGGCCACCTCAGGTGCAGAGACAGACAGTGTTGGTTTGGCCAGTCCAGCCGATGTGGGTTCACCCCATGACAGCGAGTTGATGCTGCCGTTACCATCTGCTCCCAGCCTTGTCTGTGGGGTGCAGCCAGACAGCATCACAGGCGACTTGGGACCTGCTGGAGAGACACTCGGGGATGGCTTAGAGCAGAAAGACGACGATCGTGCGCcctctgcagaaaagcaggcGCCTGCTGGGAGCAAAACTGGCAGCACAGCTCACCTCGAGTCACTGTGTACCCAGGGACTGTCGCTAACTTTGTTGCCTGACTCCAGCTCTGTCTTCCTCATGTCTCTGGATGAAACAACAgatcctggggctgctccagagGACCGGGAGGCCACGGCAAGCATCCAGTCTCCATCACAGAGCGGCTTGGGAGGGAGCAGCTGCCTTTCCCAAAGGTGTGGAGGCGACGTTTGTGCTGACCTTGCTTTGCTGAGCACTGATGAATCAAACCCAGAAGGGAACAAGGTTTTGGTAGAAGAACAGCGTAGCGGCCCTTCTGCCAACTACCCAGGTGTGCTGGATGAGTCCTTGGGAGAAGGTGATGGCCGGGGCTTTATCTTTGACTCTACAGCCTTAGCAGGTGACTCTGAAGCTGAGTTGAGTGGTGATGTGTGCCTCGGGAGCGACAAAACAAACACAGTGATGGTGGCTAACGCACTGCAGGAGCCAGAGACCTCTCTTCATCACCTCCTGGAATCAGAGCCCTCCTCCTCGGTGAGAGAGGGGATGTCTGCCACGAAAGAGccccccaggcagcagcaaaggtCTGCAAACGGCCTGTCCTCACCTGCCTGTGGAGGCTCAGCTCCTGCTTCTCCCCCTGAGCAGGACCCTCTCCCCCGTGGCGAAGACACAGACCCCCACCACCACTCGTTGAAGCAAAGCAAGCAGGGGCCAGTCCTGTGCCAACATGGGAAGCCCTgcaagcaggcagctgctgcagaagtgAGTGTGGCTGCTGAGAGCCCAGGCAGCTCCTTAAAGACCAGATATGCAGAAGAGGTGAAAAAAGACACGGGTCTGTGCCGTGCAGAGCCAGCGGAGAGCTCCCCTGTGGCTGTGCTCGTGCCAGGTAACCCGAGCTCGCTGCCTCTTTCTCCTCCACACAACCACAAGGCAGGTCTGCGCAGCATCGAGCCAGACTCGGTCCTCACCGTGCACCCCAAAACGTGCTCCCCCAGCGTGAACTTGGCTCTGGATGGTGCCCCAAGGTCCTACTGCGTGGGACAGCTGCCACCAGGCACCTGCTCCAGGTGTACCAGTCCTGAGGAACAAGCAGCAGACGGGGTGGGGAGCTATGAGAAGGAACCCATCATGCAGGAAGGTTCagaaggaggaagcagcagcccTCTCGCCAGTCCTGCATCTTTTTCAGCGGGGGAGTTGCTCGTATCACTGTGCAAGCCCCACTCTGTGTGCAACCATGGTGAGGCCAAGGCATCCGACGCGTTTGCTGATCTGCACGGTGCTGGCAtggaggtgggagagggagaaatCCCCGCTCTCCCCTTCCCAACGTGGCCGTTACACACGCACGGGAGGCTCGATGGAGAAAGCCTGGAGCTTAGCAACGCTGAGGATCTTTCAGACGTGCTCCCGAGAGCAAAGCAGCTCCCCAGCAAAGACAGACACATGGGCTTGACCTCTGAAGATCTGTTTGAGACTTTCTCCAGCGACTCAAACCAGGAATATTTTGGGGGGACTTCACGGTCCCTGCTTACAGCCGGGGGTTCCTACAGCACGAGAtccagggatgctgcaggcacAAGGACTAACTGCGACTCCTCCTCCGCGAGCTCAGTGCACGTGGAGGGGTGCAGTGAGGATTGGGGCTCGGTGGGCTGCTCATGGGCTGAGCCGGGCTGGCCCATTGGCCCAAGGGAAACCAGCGGCGGGCACGTTCCACTGTACGTCAATATTAGGGACAGCCAGGGGGTCGCCAGGGTCTACCAGAACTTCTTGGTCACCAAAAAGTGCCAGGAGAGGATGGGAAATTCGCAGCCTTCCAAGGGGCACAGCCACTGTGCTGGGCAGTCTCATTTGTTAAGGTCACTGATGGGGACTTGGAGGGGTTTTGAGGAAATCACACAGCACACTTTGGACATGGAATGTCTCCGTTTCCATTATAAGCTAAAACAAATCCTAAGGAATGGGAAACCACCCTTTTCTACCTCCAAAAGCATCTTTCCACAAGACTTTTCTCCCCAGGTGATGTCTGAGACATTGCTTGTGCGAGAAACTCCTGACCTGCTCTCCCTGCGGAGCAGGAGCCCTTTGCAGGTGACGATCCTGCCCTCAGACCCACGGCCGAGCGGGCTCAGCCAGCACCGGCGAAGCAGCTGGTGTGGGGACCCGTGTAGCTCATGGCAGGACACACTCTGCAACGAGAGGAGCAGGGCCCAGACCACGAGCCAGGGCCGCATGGCTCCCTTCCACCTCAGCCAGCTCAAGTACAAAAATAAGCTAAAGGACTTGCAGGGGGACATCGCCGTCATCCTCGACAAGTATGCCGAGTTGAACAGGGTGATGTTGAGCAGGGCTGacgcggggagccggggcgcaGGGCCGGTGCCGGCAGATGGGGAGGCTGCGAGCGAGCGGACGCGTGCGTCCCTCCCGGGGAGGATGGCCGCCTTCGAGGAGATGATCGCGGAGCTGTGCAGCACGCTGCGTTTCCGCCTGCACAGCGTGGCTGAGGAGGCCTGCGGCCCCGCCGGCATGTTCTACCTGGTGGAGACGGGCAAGGACCCTTTCTTTGCAAGAGTGAAG ACCTTGCTGAAGACAGACGGCCGCGTGGAGATCGAACCTCTGAGCTTCTGTGAAGCGGAACGCCTGGACGCTGACCGGCTGCTCGTCGTCATCAGGAACGAGGACATTTCCTCACACATCCACAAT gtcccgTGCTTGCTGAAGCTAAAGCACTCTCCGAATGTGGTGTTCGCCGGAGTGGACAGCCCCGAAGATATAACAGGTCGCACATACCAGGAGCTGTTTCATACCGGTGGCTTCGTGGTGTCGGACAGCGAGGTGTTGGAAACGGTAACACTGG GCCAACTGAAAGAGGTGGTGAAGGTGCTGGAGAAACTGAACAGAAGCGGGAGGTGGAAGTGGCTCCTTCACTACAAGGAGAGCAAGAAGCTCAGAGAAGACATCAG GGTGGACACTAACGCCCACAAGAAGCATTTGATCCTCAAATCGGGCCAAGGAGCTGATCTCATCGAGGTGCTGCACTACCATGCCTGCGACGCCGGGGGGTCCCCTAAAGCCGAGTACGTCAGGTGCTTGTTGAACCTGCAGGTTCAGCACGTCAGCGCCAGGTTCGCTGTGTATCTCACAG AAGAGCCCAGCATCAGCAGGGAGGTCCTTGAAAGCAAAGGAATCCTCGTGGCCAACGTCAACACGTTCCTTGAGACGATGCAGAAAGCGGCTGCTCCCTTTCGAAGAAGCTACTG GTGA